In Gimesia benthica, a single window of DNA contains:
- a CDS encoding SpoIIE family protein phosphatase, with amino-acid sequence MAILQILKGKVPEQIIELSGERVIMGRHPNCEIVLDNVAVSRYHAQILESHGFYYLEDLHSRNGTLLNGTVIEGRTELHENDTISICDIQMQFLVDYEPSPDFIDSAIQQTLEVTNRSLKENQHLALDDGTTEGVLDGSSIISQLDLNTSSQLRISVKPEVKLHAVLEISQILSRALKLDDVLPRILDGLFKIFAQADQGFIMLQSPERKKLIVKATKARRREDEDSIRISTTIVRQAIMSGSAILSADAVEDDRFKMSESITSLRIRSMMCVPLMSQAGDVLGVIQIATRDIGQQFNKDDLDVMVAIAQQASLAVDNAKLHEDLVRQRDIERDLEFAHQIQLGLLPHNRPKYKEYEFFDFYESAQSVGGDYFDYIELPGGKLAVTLGDVAGKGVPAAILMARLYASARYHVLSRNAADKALAELNAEIASSGVGLRFITFILAVLDPKKHTVSIVNAGHMAPLLRRTSDGTVKQVAQEKSGMPLGVMKTQTFHVETITLEKGDTLLMYTDGVTEAMDQKNRLYHRDRLVKYLKSAPEEVEPLVKGLLSDVESFRKDSMQKDDMCVVCFRRKS; translated from the coding sequence GTGGCGATTTTACAGATACTTAAAGGGAAAGTTCCCGAACAGATCATCGAGCTGAGCGGAGAACGGGTGATAATGGGGCGACATCCCAATTGTGAGATCGTCCTCGATAATGTCGCCGTCAGCCGCTACCACGCCCAGATTCTGGAAAGCCATGGTTTCTACTACCTGGAAGATCTGCACAGCCGCAACGGCACTCTGCTCAACGGCACGGTCATCGAAGGTCGGACCGAACTGCACGAGAACGATACGATCAGCATCTGCGATATCCAGATGCAGTTCCTCGTCGATTATGAACCGTCCCCCGATTTTATCGATTCGGCGATCCAGCAGACGCTGGAAGTCACCAATCGGTCGCTGAAAGAAAACCAGCATCTGGCCCTCGATGATGGCACGACGGAAGGTGTTCTCGATGGGTCCTCGATCATCAGTCAGCTGGATCTGAATACGAGTAGCCAGCTGCGGATCAGCGTCAAACCCGAAGTCAAACTGCACGCGGTACTGGAGATCAGCCAGATTCTCAGCCGGGCATTGAAACTGGACGACGTACTACCGCGTATCCTGGACGGTCTGTTCAAGATATTTGCCCAGGCGGACCAGGGCTTCATCATGCTGCAGAGTCCGGAACGCAAAAAGCTGATTGTTAAAGCAACGAAGGCCCGTCGCCGCGAAGACGAAGATTCGATTCGCATCAGTACCACGATCGTCCGCCAGGCGATCATGAGTGGTTCCGCCATCCTGAGTGCCGACGCGGTTGAAGATGATCGCTTCAAGATGAGCGAGAGCATCACGTCGCTCCGCATCCGTTCCATGATGTGCGTGCCGTTGATGTCGCAGGCCGGGGATGTACTCGGCGTAATTCAGATCGCGACCCGCGATATCGGTCAGCAGTTCAACAAGGACGACCTGGACGTCATGGTGGCGATTGCCCAGCAGGCGAGCCTCGCCGTCGACAATGCGAAGCTGCACGAAGACCTGGTTCGGCAGCGGGACATCGAGCGGGACCTGGAGTTCGCCCACCAGATCCAGTTGGGTTTACTGCCACATAACCGACCGAAGTACAAAGAATACGAGTTCTTTGATTTTTACGAATCAGCCCAGAGTGTCGGCGGCGATTACTTCGACTACATCGAACTGCCCGGCGGAAAGCTGGCGGTGACGCTGGGGGATGTCGCCGGCAAGGGGGTTCCGGCAGCTATTCTGATGGCCCGCCTGTATGCCTCGGCCCGCTATCATGTGCTTTCCCGAAATGCAGCGGACAAGGCACTGGCCGAACTGAATGCAGAAATCGCCTCCAGTGGTGTAGGCCTGCGATTCATTACATTCATACTGGCGGTGCTGGATCCGAAGAAGCATACGGTTTCAATTGTCAACGCCGGTCATATGGCGCCGCTGTTACGACGAACGTCCGACGGAACCGTGAAGCAGGTGGCTCAGGAAAAGTCAGGCATGCCGCTGGGCGTGATGAAGACACAGACGTTCCATGTGGAAACGATCACACTGGAAAAAGGGGATACACTCCTGATGTATACCGATGGTGTGACCGAGGCCATGGATCAGAAGAACCGACTCTATCACCGGGATCGGCTGGTCAAGTATCTCAAATCGGCGCCTGAAGAAGTCGAACCCCTCGTCAAGGGACTGCTCTCGGATGTGGAGTCGTTCCGCAAGGATTCGATGCAGAAGGACGACATGTGCGTTGTCTGCTTCCGCCGCAAATCATAA
- a CDS encoding ATP-dependent DNA helicase, which translates to MRPVLTTDVLSILGKDGKVARRLDHYEERPEQLEMAEAVVRAMEEKHHLLVEAGTGVGKSFAYLVPAILETCRQNETRTGKDRKRLIVSTNTISLQEQLINRDIPFLNAVLPVEFSAVLVKGRSNYISLRRLKGTVERAGNTFSNEEELSQLDQIAQWSRKTNDGSRSDLDFRPHPKIWDEIQSEHGNCLGKRCATYNECFYYRARRRVWNADVLVVNHALFFSDLAIRREGSSILPDYDTVILDEAHTIEAVAGDHLGLSITNSQFDYLFSKLYNDRTQKGLLMHHNLVDCQQHVMRLRFMVEDLFDHLLEWQSREGLANRRIRQLPPVENAVTHEMKLLAAQISEYAFRLNSEEEKIELQSAAERCSALGDGLQSWLTQQADADSVYWVEVSRGRNQRIKMVNAPIDVGPVLRDELFNQAQTVILTSATLAVGDQDFSFTRSRLGLNQCEELKLGSPFDYREQVRLILPDPMPDPGEAPAEYERAVTEKLKQYLEQTDGHAFALFTSYKMMKNCADQISGWLQDHNLALYLQGEGLPRSLMLERFRNNPRGVLFGTDSFWQGIDVPGDALTNVIITKLPFSVPDHPLLEARVEAIRNRGGNPFMDYQIPEAIIKLKQGFGRLIRTASDQGQVVILDPRVRTKRYGQKFLESLPDCTVIIDRDD; encoded by the coding sequence ATGAGGCCCGTTTTGACTACTGATGTATTATCCATTCTCGGCAAGGACGGCAAAGTTGCCCGGCGGCTCGACCATTACGAGGAACGCCCCGAGCAACTGGAGATGGCCGAAGCCGTCGTACGGGCGATGGAAGAGAAGCATCACCTGCTGGTGGAAGCGGGAACCGGGGTGGGCAAAAGTTTCGCATACCTCGTACCGGCGATCCTGGAGACCTGCAGACAGAACGAGACCCGTACGGGCAAAGACCGTAAACGACTGATTGTCTCTACCAATACGATCAGTCTGCAGGAACAGTTGATCAATCGCGATATCCCGTTCCTGAACGCCGTGCTCCCGGTAGAATTCTCTGCGGTGCTGGTAAAGGGGCGGTCGAATTACATCAGCCTGCGTCGACTGAAAGGGACCGTCGAGCGGGCCGGGAATACGTTCTCGAATGAAGAAGAACTGAGTCAGCTCGATCAGATCGCGCAGTGGTCCCGCAAGACAAACGATGGCAGCCGGTCTGACCTGGATTTTCGTCCGCATCCCAAAATCTGGGACGAGATTCAGAGCGAACACGGCAACTGCCTGGGCAAACGGTGTGCGACTTACAATGAATGCTTTTATTACCGGGCCCGCCGCCGCGTCTGGAATGCGGATGTGCTGGTGGTGAATCATGCCCTGTTTTTCTCAGACCTGGCGATCCGCCGGGAGGGGAGCAGTATTCTCCCTGATTACGATACGGTAATTCTGGACGAAGCCCACACCATCGAAGCAGTGGCGGGGGACCACCTGGGGCTTTCGATTACCAACAGTCAGTTCGATTACCTGTTCAGCAAGCTGTATAACGACCGGACCCAGAAGGGCCTGTTGATGCATCACAACCTGGTCGACTGCCAGCAGCATGTGATGCGGCTGCGTTTCATGGTCGAGGACCTGTTCGATCATCTGCTGGAGTGGCAGTCCCGAGAGGGGCTGGCCAACCGTCGCATTCGCCAGTTGCCGCCGGTCGAAAATGCGGTTACCCACGAAATGAAGCTGCTGGCTGCCCAGATTTCGGAATACGCATTCCGTTTGAACAGCGAAGAAGAAAAGATCGAACTGCAGTCGGCAGCCGAACGCTGTTCCGCGCTGGGCGATGGCTTACAGAGCTGGCTCACACAGCAGGCCGATGCCGATTCGGTCTACTGGGTGGAAGTCTCTCGCGGACGCAACCAGCGTATCAAGATGGTTAATGCGCCCATCGACGTGGGACCGGTGTTGCGGGACGAACTGTTCAACCAGGCTCAGACGGTGATTCTGACGAGTGCCACCCTGGCGGTCGGCGATCAGGATTTCAGTTTTACGCGATCGCGGCTGGGACTCAATCAATGTGAGGAACTGAAGCTGGGAAGCCCCTTCGATTACCGGGAGCAGGTGCGACTCATCCTGCCCGATCCGATGCCGGATCCCGGGGAAGCGCCGGCGGAGTATGAGCGTGCGGTGACCGAGAAACTGAAACAGTATCTCGAACAGACCGACGGCCATGCCTTTGCACTGTTTACCAGTTACAAGATGATGAAAAATTGTGCCGACCAGATATCAGGCTGGCTGCAGGATCATAACCTGGCCTTGTATCTGCAGGGGGAAGGATTGCCTCGTTCCCTGATGCTGGAGCGGTTCCGCAATAATCCCCGTGGGGTGTTGTTCGGGACCGACAGTTTCTGGCAGGGGATCGATGTGCCCGGTGATGCGTTGACCAATGTGATTATCACCAAGCTGCCCTTTAGCGTGCCCGATCATCCTTTACTGGAAGCCCGGGTCGAAGCGATTCGGAATCGGGGAGGGAATCCGTTCATGGATTATCAGATTCCGGAAGCGATTATTAAGCTGAAGCAGGGGTTTGGTCGTCTGATTCGGACTGCCAGCGATCAGGGGCAGGTCGTGATTCTGGACCCGCGGGTGCGGACCAAGCGTTATGGTCAGAAGTTTCTGGAGAGCCTCCCGGATTGCACCGTGATTATCGACCGGGATGACTGA